DNA from Rosa rugosa chromosome 6, drRosRugo1.1, whole genome shotgun sequence:
TCACAAGGATAAAGCTTTCTCTGACATCATTCACATTCCTTATTCTGATCTGAGTTTTTAAGCTGAGAATGGCATCAGGAGAAGAAGTTCATGCAATTGGTATTGATCTAGGGACAACGTACTCGTGTGTGGCGGTATGGCAGCATGATCATGCAGAAGTCATAGTGAATGATCAGGGCAACAGGACTACTCCATCTCAAGTTGCCTTCACTGATACTGAGACGTTTGTAGGTGATGCAGCATTCAACCAGATCATCAGAAACCCTACAAACTCCATATTCGGTAAGGTTATCATcccatatatacatacataaaAATGTTTCTTTCCTCAGATtaaatgtgtatatatataacgtTTGATGCAGTGATTAAGTGATCTTTCTTCATTTCACTCTCGGTTTTGTTTTTGTCTGTCACTTTGATTAGCTGACCATTTCATTTTCAGTATCTCatgttttgaattattgagttaaCAATAAAGGTTACTTTGCAGTGAAACTATACTAACATAGCATTGTTAGAAGAAGACTGTTGTCACCAAATTCTGAATAAATTTTTATCTTAGCCTGTTTCATAGTTTTGATGTTCTAATTTTTATCTTtatctttgttttatttctttctgCTACTTCAAGTAGacataaattttattttctttaccCCATGTTTGAATGAGGTTGACTCCATGTTGTGTTTCTTGTTATGGTTCCAGCTGTTTAGAGGCTTAATGTTTCAACATATTTAAGAAGCGGTGAAACTACAGAAACATTAAATGGTTTTAGTTAATTTTGTTAGTAAAGAAGTATGTTGTCACCCAATTTCTTAGATTTTTGTTTTAGCCTGTTGCCTTTGCAAAATCTAAGTTGCTTGGAGGGGTTCTgattctatttctctcaccaatTTCAGATGCAAAGCGTTTAATTGGTAGGAGATTCAGTGATGCTTCTGTTCAAAGTGATATAAAGCTCTGGCCATTCAAGGTCATTGAAGGTCCTGATGATAAGCCTATGATTGTGGTTACCCACATGGGCCAAGAGAAACAGTATTCTGCCGAAGATATCTCATCCATGGTCCTCTTAAAGATGCGGGAGATTGCTGAGGCCTACGTCGGCTCAACTGTTAAAAATGCAGTTATCACAGTCCCTGCTTACTTCAGTGACTCACAGCGGTATGCTACCAAAAATGCTGCCATCACAGCTGGCCTGAAGGTGATGCTCATGATCAATGAACCAACTGCTGCAGCCATCGCTTATGGCCTTGACAAGAAGGCCAGTTGGTATAGAAAGAGAACCGTGATGATGTTTGATTTTGGTGGTGGTACTTTAGATGTGTCACTACTTACCATTAGTGGTGGTATCTTTCAAGTGAATGCCACAGCTGGAGACAGTCACCTTGGTGGTGAAGACATTGATAGCCAAATGGTGAAGCATTGTGTTGAGCATTTCAAAAGGAAGCATAATTTGGATATTGATGGAAACCCGAAAGCTCTTGGGAAGCTGAAAAGTGCTTGTGAGAAGGCAAAGAGGCGActgtcattttcattttcaactgATGTTGAAATTGACTGTTTGTATCAGAATACTGATTTCTACATAACCTTTACCCGTGCCAAGTTTGAAGAGATCAACAAGGATTTCTTTAACCAGTGTATGGTGCCCGTAGAGAAATGCTTGAAGGATGCTAAAATGGACAAAGGAAGTGTTGATGATGTTGTTCTTGTTGGTGGCTCCTCTAGAATTCCCAAGGTTCAACAACTATTGCAAAATGTTTTTGAGGGTAAGGAGTTGTGCAAGGGCATTAATCCTGATGAAGCTATTGCACAAGGTGCTGCTATTCAAGCTGCAGTTTTGAGTGGGAATGGAAATGGGAAGCTTCAAGACTGTAGTCTTTTGGATGTCACACCTTTTTCACTAGGGGTTGAGACTGGGCGAGAACGTGAAATGACAGTTGTGATTCCAAGAAACTCCAGCATTCCTATCAGGAGGAACTATACTGTAACTACTCGCCATGATAACCAAGCTGTTGTAAAGTTTGCTGTTTATGAGGGTGAGAGTAAAACAACTGTGAATAATTACTTTCTTGGTGACTTTAGGCTCCAAGATATTCCTCCAGCTCCCAAGGGTGTTCCTAAGTTCAACATCTGCTTTGACATTGATGCAAGTGGCATTCTGAATGTATCTGCTGA
Protein-coding regions in this window:
- the LOC133716863 gene encoding heat shock cognate 70 kDa protein-like; translated protein: MASGEEVHAIGIDLGTTYSCVAVWQHDHAEVIVNDQGNRTTPSQVAFTDTETFVGDAAFNQIIRNPTNSIFDAKRLIGRRFSDASVQSDIKLWPFKVIEGPDDKPMIVVTHMGQEKQYSAEDISSMVLLKMREIAEAYVGSTVKNAVITVPAYFSDSQRYATKNAAITAGLKVMLMINEPTAAAIAYGLDKKASWYRKRTVMMFDFGGGTLDVSLLTISGGIFQVNATAGDSHLGGEDIDSQMVKHCVEHFKRKHNLDIDGNPKALGKLKSACEKAKRRLSFSFSTDVEIDCLYQNTDFYITFTRAKFEEINKDFFNQCMVPVEKCLKDAKMDKGSVDDVVLVGGSSRIPKVQQLLQNVFEGKELCKGINPDEAIAQGAAIQAAVLSGNGNGKLQDCSLLDVTPFSLGVETGREREMTVVIPRNSSIPIRRNYTVTTRHDNQAVVKFAVYEGESKTTVNNYFLGDFRLQDIPPAPKGVPKFNICFDIDASGILNVSAEDMLTGQKKGITFTNDRNSDGIERVMLLM